A region of Lepus europaeus isolate LE1 chromosome 2, mLepTim1.pri, whole genome shotgun sequence DNA encodes the following proteins:
- the LOC133746736 gene encoding keratin-associated protein 21-1-like — protein sequence MCYNYYGNSYGGCGYGSSCGSGCGYGLGCGYGSSCGSGCGYGLGCGYGSSCGSGCGYGLGCGYGSSSGSGCGYSSRCGSGYGYGLGYGCGYSSGCGYGSGCGYGCGYGSGCYGYRPFYYRRCYTSCC from the coding sequence ATGTGTTACAACTACTACGGGAACTCCTATGGAGGCTGTGGCTATGGTTCCAGCTGTGGCTCTGGCTGTGGATATGGCTTGGGCTGTGGCTATGGTTCCAGCTGTGGCTCTGGCTGTGGATATGGCTTGGGCTGCGGCTATGGTTCCAGCTGTGGCTCTGGCTGTGGATATGGCTTGGGCTGCGGCTATGGTTCCAGCAGTGGCTCTGGCTGTGGATACAGCTCTAGATGTGGCTCTGGCTATGGATATGGTTTAGGGTATGGCTGCGGATATAGCTCTGGCTGTGGATATGGATCTGGCTGTGGATATGGTTGTGGCTATGGCTCTGGCTGCTATGGTTACAGACCATTTTACTATAGAAGGTGCTATACCTCTTGCTGCTAA
- the LOC133746728 gene encoding keratin-associated protein 21-1-like — protein sequence MCCNYYGNSCGGCGYGYGCGYGSGYGYGCGYGSGCGSKYGSGSGCRYGSGCGYGCGYGSGYGYGCGYGSGCGSKYGSGSGCRYGSGCGYGCGYGSGYGYGCGYGSHYGSGYGYGCYGYRPICYRRCYSSCC from the coding sequence ATGTGTTGCAACTACTATGGAAACTCTTGTGGAGGCTGTGGCTACGGCTATGGCTGTGGATATGGCTCTGGCTATGGTTATGGCTGTGGATACGGCTCTGGTTGTGGCTCTAAGTATGGTTCTGGATCTGGCTGCAGATACGGCTCTGGCTGTGGCTATGGATGTGGATATGGCTCTGGCTATGGGTATGGCTGTGGATACGGCTCTGGTTGTGGCTCTAAGTATGGTTCTGGCTCTGGCTGCAGATACGGCTCTGGCTGTGGCTATGGATGTGGATATGGCTCTGGATATGGGTATGGCTGTGGATATGGCTCCCACTATGGCAGTGGATATGGCTATGGCTGCTACGGATACAGACCAATTTGCTACAGAAGATGTTACTCCTCTTGCTGCTAA